In Phragmites australis chromosome 24, lpPhrAust1.1, whole genome shotgun sequence, the following are encoded in one genomic region:
- the LOC133907817 gene encoding E3 ubiquitin-protein ligase WAV3-like isoform X2, translating into MAPAWERARRALATRLCLRFPARHVAIEDAPRELDYVEVLVPVPAVEAEEEEREKSPATVSPAPASARRLSRSGSLNSAICAICLGGMRIGHGQALFTAECSHRFHFHCISSNVQHGNKVCPICRAVWKELPFQGPLLVDAAAHGTARVNPSDWPQGRLPRADTVNRRDQFPVFRTPESAFFNDDEQINLQSEPVGGGRDGDEIPASVEIMTYTEFPAIQESVTQENFAILIHLKAPHAPASVSSRAPLDLVTVLDVSGSMAGTKLALLKRAMSFVIESLGHSDRLSVIAFSSCAWRLFPLRKMTTFGRQQSLQAISSLVANGGTNIADGLRKAARVMEYRQTRNPVCSIILLSDGVDTYTVTPAQGAPPDYGLLVPRSILPGGHHVQVHTFGFGADHDSAAMHSVAEMSGGTFSFIDAVGSIQDAFAQCIGGLLSVVAQEARLSIECADEGVLLNCIESGGYASGVVGDGRSGFVDIGDLYADEERDFLVTVRVPAARGDTALILPSCAYRDAVTTETIRVEGDAVILPRPGSPVLAAMSPQVEREWNRVHATEDMAAARAAAEDNDFARAASILESRRRALESTASLSSDPQTQALVAELREMQDRTENRQRYQESGRAYILAGLSSHSWQRATARGDSTELTGLIHTYQTPSMVDMLHRSQALLPEVVEALNRSLTVAPSRSQTAGPASPRRSLARAFRSTKSFTGRSS; encoded by the exons ATGGCGCCGGCGTGGGAGCGCGCCAGGCGCGCGCTCGCCACCAGGCTCTGCCTCCGCTTTCCGGCGCGGCACGTGGCCATCGAGGACGCGCCGCGCGAGCTGGACTACGTGGAGGTGCTGGTGCCGGtgccggcggtggaggcggaggaggaggagagggagaagtcGCCGGCCACTGTGTCCCCGGCACCGGCGTCCGCGCGGCGGCTGTCTAGGTCCGGGAGCCTGAATTCGGCG ATATGCGCCATTTGCCTCGGCGGCATGAGGATCGGGCACGGCCAAGCTTTGTTCACTGCTGAATGCTCCCACAGATTCCACTTCCACTGCATCTCTTCAAATGTGCAGCATGGCAACAAAGTCTGCCCGATCTGCCGCGCCGTATGGAAGGAGCTGCCTTTCCAGGGCCCTCTTCTTGTCGATGCTGCTGCTCATGGGACAGCCAGGGTGAACCCATCGGATTGGCCCCAGGGCAGGTTACCGCGTGCTGATACCGTGAACCGGCGGGATCAATTTCCTGTCTTCCGCACTCCGGAGTCGGCATTTTTCAATGATGATGAGCAGATAAATCTTCAGTCTGAACCAGTGGGTGGAGGCCGTGATGGGGATGAGATTCCTGCTTCAGTTGAGATCATGACATACACTGAGTTCCCAGCCATTCAGGAGTCCGTGACACAGGAGAATTTTGCCATCTTGATCCATCTGAAGGCTCCGCATGCGCCGGCGTCGGTGAGTTCCCGCGCACCGCTGGACTTGGTGACTGTGCTCGACGTGAGCGGGAGCATGGCGGGCACCAAGCTTGCGCTTCTGAAGCGTGCCATGAGCTTCGTGATCGAGAGCCTTGGCCACAGTGACCGGCTCTCCGTCATCGCCTTCTCGTCGTGTGCGTGGAGGCTGTTCCCGCTGCGGAAGATGACCACATTTGGGCGGCAGCAGTCGCTGCAGGCCATCAGCTCCCTCGTCGCCAATGGCGGCACGAACATCGCCGACGGGCTGCGGAAGGCTGCCAGGGTGATGGAGTACAGGCAGACGAGGAACCCCGTGTGCAGCATCATCCTCCTCTCGGACGGCGTGGACACCTACACTGTCACGCCAGCGCAAGGCGCGCCGCCGGACTACGGCCTGCTCGTCCCGCGCTCGATCCTCCCCGGCGGCCACCACGTGCAGGTCCACACCTTCGGCTTCGGCGCGGACCACGACTCGGCGGCGATGCACTCTGTCGCCGAGATGTCCGGTGGCACGTTCTCCTTCATCGACGCGGTGGGCTCGATCCAGGACGCGTTCGCGCAGTGCATTGGCGGCCTCCTCAGCGTTGTGGCGCAGGAGGCACGGCTGAGTATCGAGTGCGCCGACGAAGGCGTGCTGCTTAACTGCATCGAGTCCGGCGGCTACGCGAGCGGAGTGGTCGGAGACGGGCGCAGCGGGTTTGTCGACATCGGCGACCTCTACGCCGACGAGGAGAGGGACTTCCTGGTCACTGTGCGCGTCCCGGCCGCGCGCGGGGACACCGCGCTGATCCTACCGAGCTGCGCCTACCGCGACGCGGTCACCACAGAGACAATCCGGGTGGAAGGCGACGCGGTGATATTGCCACGACCGGGGAGCCCGGTGCTCGCGGCGATGTCCCCACAGGTGGAGCGCGAGTGGAACCGCGTCCACGCCACGGAGGACAtggccgcggcgcgcgccgcggcggaggACAACGACTTCGCGCGCGCCGCGTCGATCCTGGAGTCCCGCCGTCGGGCGCTCGAGTCGACCGCGTCGCTGTCCTCGGACCCGCAGACGCAGGCGCTGGTGGCCGAACTGCGGGAGATGCAGGACCGGACCGAAAACCGGCAGCGGTACCAGGAGTCCGGCCGCGCCTACATCCTCGCCGGGCTGAGCTCGCACTCGTGGCAGCGCGCCACGGCGCGCGGCGACTCGACGGAGCTCACGGGCCTAATCCACACCTACCAGACGCCGTCCATGGTCGACATGCTGCACCGGTCGCAGGCGCTCCTGCCGGAGGTCGTCGAGGCGCTGAACCGGTCTCTGACGGTGGCGCCCTCGCGCAGCCAGACCGCCGGCCCCGCCTCGCCGCGCCGGTCTCTGGCCCGGGCGTTCAGGTCGACAAAGTCCTTCACCGGGCGATCCTCGTGA
- the LOC133907817 gene encoding E3 ubiquitin-protein ligase WAV3-like isoform X1 has translation MAPAWERARRALATRLCLRFPARHVAIEDAPRELDYVEVLVPVPAVEAEEEEREKSPATVSPAPASARRLSRSGSLNSAKICAICLGGMRIGHGQALFTAECSHRFHFHCISSNVQHGNKVCPICRAVWKELPFQGPLLVDAAAHGTARVNPSDWPQGRLPRADTVNRRDQFPVFRTPESAFFNDDEQINLQSEPVGGGRDGDEIPASVEIMTYTEFPAIQESVTQENFAILIHLKAPHAPASVSSRAPLDLVTVLDVSGSMAGTKLALLKRAMSFVIESLGHSDRLSVIAFSSCAWRLFPLRKMTTFGRQQSLQAISSLVANGGTNIADGLRKAARVMEYRQTRNPVCSIILLSDGVDTYTVTPAQGAPPDYGLLVPRSILPGGHHVQVHTFGFGADHDSAAMHSVAEMSGGTFSFIDAVGSIQDAFAQCIGGLLSVVAQEARLSIECADEGVLLNCIESGGYASGVVGDGRSGFVDIGDLYADEERDFLVTVRVPAARGDTALILPSCAYRDAVTTETIRVEGDAVILPRPGSPVLAAMSPQVEREWNRVHATEDMAAARAAAEDNDFARAASILESRRRALESTASLSSDPQTQALVAELREMQDRTENRQRYQESGRAYILAGLSSHSWQRATARGDSTELTGLIHTYQTPSMVDMLHRSQALLPEVVEALNRSLTVAPSRSQTAGPASPRRSLARAFRSTKSFTGRSS, from the exons ATGGCGCCGGCGTGGGAGCGCGCCAGGCGCGCGCTCGCCACCAGGCTCTGCCTCCGCTTTCCGGCGCGGCACGTGGCCATCGAGGACGCGCCGCGCGAGCTGGACTACGTGGAGGTGCTGGTGCCGGtgccggcggtggaggcggaggaggaggagagggagaagtcGCCGGCCACTGTGTCCCCGGCACCGGCGTCCGCGCGGCGGCTGTCTAGGTCCGGGAGCCTGAATTCGGCG AAGATATGCGCCATTTGCCTCGGCGGCATGAGGATCGGGCACGGCCAAGCTTTGTTCACTGCTGAATGCTCCCACAGATTCCACTTCCACTGCATCTCTTCAAATGTGCAGCATGGCAACAAAGTCTGCCCGATCTGCCGCGCCGTATGGAAGGAGCTGCCTTTCCAGGGCCCTCTTCTTGTCGATGCTGCTGCTCATGGGACAGCCAGGGTGAACCCATCGGATTGGCCCCAGGGCAGGTTACCGCGTGCTGATACCGTGAACCGGCGGGATCAATTTCCTGTCTTCCGCACTCCGGAGTCGGCATTTTTCAATGATGATGAGCAGATAAATCTTCAGTCTGAACCAGTGGGTGGAGGCCGTGATGGGGATGAGATTCCTGCTTCAGTTGAGATCATGACATACACTGAGTTCCCAGCCATTCAGGAGTCCGTGACACAGGAGAATTTTGCCATCTTGATCCATCTGAAGGCTCCGCATGCGCCGGCGTCGGTGAGTTCCCGCGCACCGCTGGACTTGGTGACTGTGCTCGACGTGAGCGGGAGCATGGCGGGCACCAAGCTTGCGCTTCTGAAGCGTGCCATGAGCTTCGTGATCGAGAGCCTTGGCCACAGTGACCGGCTCTCCGTCATCGCCTTCTCGTCGTGTGCGTGGAGGCTGTTCCCGCTGCGGAAGATGACCACATTTGGGCGGCAGCAGTCGCTGCAGGCCATCAGCTCCCTCGTCGCCAATGGCGGCACGAACATCGCCGACGGGCTGCGGAAGGCTGCCAGGGTGATGGAGTACAGGCAGACGAGGAACCCCGTGTGCAGCATCATCCTCCTCTCGGACGGCGTGGACACCTACACTGTCACGCCAGCGCAAGGCGCGCCGCCGGACTACGGCCTGCTCGTCCCGCGCTCGATCCTCCCCGGCGGCCACCACGTGCAGGTCCACACCTTCGGCTTCGGCGCGGACCACGACTCGGCGGCGATGCACTCTGTCGCCGAGATGTCCGGTGGCACGTTCTCCTTCATCGACGCGGTGGGCTCGATCCAGGACGCGTTCGCGCAGTGCATTGGCGGCCTCCTCAGCGTTGTGGCGCAGGAGGCACGGCTGAGTATCGAGTGCGCCGACGAAGGCGTGCTGCTTAACTGCATCGAGTCCGGCGGCTACGCGAGCGGAGTGGTCGGAGACGGGCGCAGCGGGTTTGTCGACATCGGCGACCTCTACGCCGACGAGGAGAGGGACTTCCTGGTCACTGTGCGCGTCCCGGCCGCGCGCGGGGACACCGCGCTGATCCTACCGAGCTGCGCCTACCGCGACGCGGTCACCACAGAGACAATCCGGGTGGAAGGCGACGCGGTGATATTGCCACGACCGGGGAGCCCGGTGCTCGCGGCGATGTCCCCACAGGTGGAGCGCGAGTGGAACCGCGTCCACGCCACGGAGGACAtggccgcggcgcgcgccgcggcggaggACAACGACTTCGCGCGCGCCGCGTCGATCCTGGAGTCCCGCCGTCGGGCGCTCGAGTCGACCGCGTCGCTGTCCTCGGACCCGCAGACGCAGGCGCTGGTGGCCGAACTGCGGGAGATGCAGGACCGGACCGAAAACCGGCAGCGGTACCAGGAGTCCGGCCGCGCCTACATCCTCGCCGGGCTGAGCTCGCACTCGTGGCAGCGCGCCACGGCGCGCGGCGACTCGACGGAGCTCACGGGCCTAATCCACACCTACCAGACGCCGTCCATGGTCGACATGCTGCACCGGTCGCAGGCGCTCCTGCCGGAGGTCGTCGAGGCGCTGAACCGGTCTCTGACGGTGGCGCCCTCGCGCAGCCAGACCGCCGGCCCCGCCTCGCCGCGCCGGTCTCTGGCCCGGGCGTTCAGGTCGACAAAGTCCTTCACCGGGCGATCCTCGTGA